From a single Leishmania major strain Friedlin complete genome, chromosome 27 genomic region:
- a CDS encoding conserved hypothetical protein (previous protein_id=AAZ09946.1), translated as MASTGNGGDSKAAASSLSPQKAGMVAPLTSAPPLTASTTSPSRLNSMRTANASASSKNNAPTGPSKKGGTAVKPSPEVGGKAAAGSSEPEPRASVNIDRQSKPNANSVNASNVADSTNAPSGKRPDHGRRGRRQECSSWFDAEKPAKADRPADKELNQNVQIVQDDIPDAEQAHREQAERAQRQKEKLARHISESPTGFQATLPRLNELDVTNSWDKLLRMMRSEFDMSCLTSCLARELDEDVAWNPEMLLVQLTSDMLDAAELQKDGGEAYVPVDASDIGQMTGGEVARRRKEKRSTTTAGGAAPAAGAAGGTEREPEKGSEKPAAASPTPAFQAAASKALRKQTTTDPAAAAPSSKKARDTDNAASTSTANSSSTRKRSAAGSRSGEASGGGGNNTNASSSTAKGDSADDTKSSKSTSLKAQVSKLFSK; from the coding sequence ATGGCATCCACCGGCAACGGTGGCGACAGCAaggccgctgcctcctcgtTGTCTCCGCAGAAGGCGGGGATGGTGGCGCCTCtcacgtcggcgccgcccctGACTGCCTCAACCACGTCCCCTTCGCGCCTCAACTCGATGCGCACCGCGAatgcctctgcctcttccaAGAACAACGCGCCCACCGGGCCAAGCAAGAAGGGTGGCACAGCGGTGAAACCCTCCCCCGAGGTCGGCGGCAAAGCAGCCGCCGGCTCGTCTGAGCCTGAGCCGCGCGCGTCGGTGAACATAGACCGCCAAAGCAAGCCGAACGCGAATAGCGTGAACGCCTCCAATGTCGCCGACAGCACCAATGCTCCGTCTGGTAAGCGCCCTGatcacggccgccgcggtcGGCGGCAAGAGTGCTCGAGCTGGTTCGACGCGGAGAAGCCTGCAAAAGCAGATCGCCCCGCCGACAAGGAGCTGAACCAGAACGTGCAGATCGTCCAAGACGACATCCCCGACGCGGAGCAGGCCCATCGCGAGCAAGCGGAgcgggcgcagcggcagaaggAGAAGCTTGCGCGGCACATCTCCGAGTCACCGACGGGCTTCCAGGCGACGCTGCCACGTCTCAACGAACTCGACGTCACGAACAGCTGGGACAAGTTGCTGCGGATGATGCGCAGCGAGTTCGACATGTCGTGCCTCACGAGCTGCCTGGCACGGGAGCTGGACGAGGATGTCGCGTGGAACCCGGAgatgctgctggtgcagctcACCTCCGACATGCTGGACGCGGCCGAGTTGCAGAAGGATGGCGGGGAGGCGTACGTGCCGGTGGACGCCAGCGACATTGGCCAGATGACCGGCGGCGAGGTGGCGCGAAGGCGCAAAGAGAAGCGCTCGACGACAACGGCTGGGGGTGCCGCACCagcggccggcgccgcagGAGGAACAGAACGCGAGCCAGAGAAGGGCTCCGAAAAGCCTGCGGCTGCTTCACCGACCCCGGCGTTTCAGGCCGCAGCGTCGAAGGCACTGCGTAAGCAGACCACCACTGAtccggctgccgcggcgcctaGCAGCAAAAAGGCGCGCGACACCGACAACGCCGCATCCACATCGACCGCCAACTCCTCGTCGACCCGCAAGCGATCCGCCGCCGGCTCCAGGTCGGGAGAGGCtagtggaggcggcggcaacaacaCGAATGCCTCGTCATCGACGGCGAAGGGTGATAGCGCGGACGACACCAAGAGTTCTAAGAGCACTTCTTTGAAGGCGCAAGTGTCGAAGCTCTTCTCGAAGTAG
- a CDS encoding putative small nuclear ribonucleoprotein (previous protein_id=AAZ09947.1) produces MGKYTMLHNINKVLCVMLDDGRTVTGKLLVFDKHMNVVLGDAVEERPQSKKMAEEGVSSKRQLGLILLRGEHVVSVTVMKDSENGGSGAVANFGGAPKLAKATAVKRKRGA; encoded by the coding sequence ATGGGCAAATACACCATGCTGCACAACATCAACAAGGTGCTGTGCGTTATGCTCGATGATGGCCGTACCGTTACGGGCAAGCTGCTCGTCTTTGACAAGCACATGAACGTCGTCCTTGGCGACGCGGTCGAGGAGCGGCCGCAGTCGAAGAAGATGGCTGAGGAGGGCGTCTCGTCAAAACGCCAGCTGGGGCTTATcttgctgcgcggcgagcacgTTGTGTCCGTCACGGTGATGAAGGATAGCGAGaacggtggcagcggggcTGTGGCGAACTTTGGCGGCGCTCCCAAGTTGGCGAAGGCAACCGCTGTGAAGCGCAAGCGCGGCGCGTAA
- a CDS encoding putative FtsJ cell division protein (previous protein_id=AAZ09948.1) has protein sequence MGVKSKKKAKTRLDAYYRLAKDQGYRARSAYKLIQLNRKYDFLAKSRVLVDLCAAPGGWCQVAAQHMAIGSKIVGVDLVPIAPIRGVKTFVGDITDDKTRKMIVTYLKKEPVDCVIHDGAPNVGGVWSRDLFDQNALVLASAKMACSMLKANGWFVTKVFRSPDFHNLLWVFKQLFEKVEATKPQASRMESAEIFVVCAGFKAPKNIDPAFFNPQKVFAEVGQEKIVSASGMLVTPKSNVPTGYEEFATVSHHVASFSDFLNADDPKGFLKTHHELRFSDDADKEYLTSKSSKKELVYLCGDLQQVGEADLRRMLRWREQLLREKIHRIQVDAAGTEEDGDVDSMAGGNGSDDDDDDDGEGKRDYHFDFDSPEGVTQIARELLEIRKKKAKELKKKQKKVVDRKLKQIKGLINYDPNMSAEHMTETDGFAYKGTNTDAFDDDGDAAAGGEDGEADELDHFTVEQLGLIPEKELAHIMDKTWIEPEDRGNDPLNPVMSVNLAAQDDWDLGDKKDGDESEAEGDADGVLHSTQLVEGEEHFMDVDNYGNYVPAQRSTRVTLYEAGLEGYEDSNDAEAADETPVSKKKRAKTEKDAAQLDEAGKSSKWERHQLNIEKVLNDTFPKPKDHDRAKNKKQQRTLEEERIIMSAPTEMADPDKRKHVRTRFENKDNDDDSDDSVSELSAELSDGDLDDYEINRGREDSRRKRKLIPDIGKVTTQELIRQQRKQTLCDNKEVRKQNKRNKNNANSGRNSSGKQDTEFEEIPIAMTDPDIRARTLAIAQKMLDPKARREILDASVNRYVFNDDDDLPDWFVKDEQRNCRVVLPVTAEEIEEQRRRFRELNARPSRKVMEAMGRKRRKAQRMLRSLIDKGKADPRAREKAENLSVRKLMRSQVVKGQGKKRHKYLDRQLMGRMRREKQKLKRRK, from the coding sequence ATGGGCGTCAAGTCCAAGAAGAAGGCCAAGACCCGGTTGGACGCGTACTACCGGCTGGCCAAGGACCAGGGGTACCGCGCCCGTTCTGCCTACAAACTCATCCAGCTGAACCGAAAATATGATTTCCTCGCCAAGTCGCGCGTCCTTGTCGacctctgcgccgcgccTGGTGGCTGGTGCCAGgtggctgcgcagcacatGGCAATAGGCTCGAAGATCGTCGGTGTCGATCTTGTTCCGATTGCGCCGATCCGTGGCGTCAAGACGTTCGTGGGTGACATCACAGACGACAAGACGCGCAAGATGATCGTCACGTACCTGAAGAAGGAGCCGGTCGACTGCGTCATTCACGATGGTGCGCCAAACGTCGGCGGTGTGTGGTCGCGTGATCTCTTCGACCAGAACGCGCTCGTGCTGGCGTCGGCCAAGATGGCGTGCTCCATGCTGAAGGCGAACGGCTGGTTTGTCACGAAGGTGTTCCGCTCGCCGGACTTCCACAACCTCCTCTGGGTGTTCAAGCAGCTCTTCGAGAAGGTCGAGGCGACCAAGCCGCAGGCGTCTCGCATGGAGTCTGCCGAAATCTTCGTCGTCTGTGCCGGCTTCAAGGCACCCAAGAACATCGACCCCGCCTTCTTCAATCCGCAAAAGGTCTTTGCGGAGGTCGGCCAAGAGAAGATCGTCTCCGCCTCCGGCATGCTGGTCACCCCCAAGTCGAATGTGCCGACGGGGTACGAAGAGTTCGCTACCGTCTCGCACCACGTCGCGTCCTTCTCCGACTTCCTCAACGCTGATGACCCCAAAGGGTTCCTAAAGACGCACCACGAGCTGCGCTtcagcgacgacgcggacAAGGAGTACCTCACATCGAAGAGCTCCAAGAAGGAGTTGGTGTACCTCTGCGGTGATCTTCAGCAGGTGGGCGAGGCTGACCTTCGGCGCatgctgcggtggcgagagcagctgctgcgcgagaagATCCACCGCATCCAGGTCGACGCGGCGGGcaccgaggaggacggcgacgTGGACAGCATGgccggcggcaacggcagcgacgacgacgacgacgatgacggcgAAGGGAAGCGCGACTACCACTTTGACTTCGACAGCCCCGAGGGCGTCACGCAGATCGCGCGTGAGCTGCTTGAGATTCGGAAGAAGAAGGCCAAGGAGTTGAAGAAAAAGCAGAAGAAGGTGGTGGATCGAAAGCTGAAGCAGATCAAGGGCCTCATCAACTACGACCCCAACATGAGCGCCGAGCATATGACGGAGACGGATGGGTTCGCCTACAAAGGCACGAACACCGACGCCTTCGAcgatgacggcgacgccgcggcaggcggcgaggacggcgaaGCCGATGAGCTGGATCACTTCACAGTGGAGCAGCTCGGGCTCATTccggagaaggagctggcTCACATCATGGATAAGACTTGGATAGAGCCGGAGGACCGCGGCAACGACCCGCTGAACCCGGTCATGTCGGTCAACCTCGCCGCCCAAGACGACTGGGACTTGGGGGACAAGAAGGACGGCGACGAGTCCGAGGCGGAGggcgacgccgatggcgtGCTGCACTCCACCCAGCTCGTTGAGGGGGAGGAGCACTTCATGGATGTCGACAACTACGGTAACTACGtcccggcgcagcgctccaCGCGTGTGACGCTGTACGAGGCAGGACTGGAGGGTTACGAGGACAGCAACGACGCGGAGGCCGCGGACGAGACGCCGGTGTCCAAGAAAAAGCGTGCAAAGACAGAGAAagacgcagcgcagctggaTGAGGCGGGTAAGAGCAGCAAGTGGGAGCGCCATCAACTGAACATCGAAAAGGTGTTGAATGACACTTTTCCGAAGCCGAAGGATCACGATCGTGCCAAGAacaagaagcagcagcgcacgctagaggaggagcgcatcaTTATGAGCGCGCCCACGGAGATGGCAGACCCGGACAAGCGCaagcacgtgcgcacgcgcttcgaGAACAaggacaacgacgacgacagcgacgactcTGTTAGTGAGCTGTCTGCGGAGCTGAGCGACGGCGACCTCGACGACTACGAGATCAACCGTGGCCGCGAGGACTCGCGCCGCAAGCGCAAGCTGATCCCTGACATAGGCAAGGTGACCACCCAGGAGCTGATacgccagcagcggaagcaaACCCTGTGCGACAACAAGGAGGTGCGTAAGCAGAACAAGCGAAACAAGAACAACGCAAACAGCGGAAGGAATTCCAGCGGCAAGCAGGACACGGAGTTTGAAGAGATCCCGATTGCCATGACGGATCCAGACATCCGCGCGCGTACGCTGGCAATCGCGCAGAAGATGCTGGACCCCAAGGCGCGCCGCGAGATCCTCGACGCCTCTGTCAACCGCTACGTCTtcaacgacgacgatgacctGCCGGACTGGTTCGTAAAGGATGAGCAGCGCAACTGCCGTGTCGTGCTGCCAGTGACTGCGGAGGAgatcgaggagcagcgccgccgcttccggGAGCTGAACGCGCGACCGAGCCGCAAGGTGATGGAGGCGATGGGCCGCAAGCGCCggaaggcgcagcgcatgctACGCAGCTTGATTGACAAAGGCAAGGCCGAccctcgcgcgcgcgagaaggCTGAAAACCTCAGCGTGCGCAAGCTGATGCGTTCGCAAGTGGTGAAAGGCCAGGGAAAGAAGAGGCACAAGTACCTCGACCGGCAGCTGATGGGCCGCATGCGGCGCGAGAAGCAGAAGCTGAAGCGCCGGAAATAg
- a CDS encoding conserved hypothetical protein (previous protein_id=AAZ09949.1): MEEDGAVGFLPFCLQRLRGPGRVRRVPPGTAYRSAGALLRRLLRYNEDGEVRVEVVREAAGGVSLGAGCMERRQTAAAVAAASEEVREDQQHQHQHQQQQQVAVTQRSQPKSQDTKSTRTKSQARRERASILAMETERRYVAEQESRLSSLLQALPLLRVVPPQCLLQQAYTEELVPEPVSDVFTPPNIGINFNPSPPASLSAVVAHTDPSQLCSGSSNSDVDGGGRTRGGNAGQRGAVTARDSYVCGANRLGLGFAVLLTPEEAAGLHETPPRRTSAQPASSAATAVGGEVGDGEARTYSLDLLGTVNTTAAPSRAESLLTTVPEGAASMRTAATSRSTNIVAGKPPVSVEVAAESAQAAAAAAATLNGIVIDNGFGVTIKVGASCDEPNSLRCVAWGGCRPTLLRAVVWRLLSDYAPAAVTRQKAELQRKRRQYEGYTRQYCSALTMLSLRESPSTLPSMSPLPRSHGGGGAASAPGLRKAASLSRLPGNGLPPNNGHGLTLSGGVSPTSAVASLSPYERAILQQMLLDLPRHQSPIFHAGRSLAGMARCLFLWSQRHPAVGYVQGMDDVVAVFYHVFLADALRQFARVSAQAATCARASHRQAAMHEGVQRTNGTAAAARLDSGSDDDEGDDRDDRPASASGAELGSMVCDKGTRAVMRLLVSSLSASVQRKSRSSTGASTPTELATPITVTTLSTPATRATTAAALSPYLSEEDLDVLSDTPAALDAILAELPESYLTQVEGDTYWCAGRVLSLLQDNFMPGQPGILRNVRRLEALVRAVDPSLIVFLDGYGLTVMDGCFQWLHCLLARELPLPLLLRLWDCYLAIGIGGDRAPPTTAAASGAHPTPSSLAAAVTAQGSSASDEEIMYFHVCVCCALLRNLRANLLDNSSQTSTPTAPTAPGGRWGAAALATVLPIFGSRTTHEEGSGAAAPSAADAAARSGTSSTAEPPIDVVMSTLKHPFEALFPQYASAKQQHPLDREDKHERCGERARARTLEAAMRWLDILIADAYCIWRKHQTHG; this comes from the coding sequence ATGGAAGAGGACGGAGCTGTGGGCTTTCTTCCCTTCTGTCTGCAACGCCTGCGCGGACCAGGCCGAGTGCGCCGCGTTCCGCCAGGCACGGCGTACCGTTCtgccggcgcgctgctgcgtcgcctgCTGCGCTACAATGAGGATGGCGAGGTGCGTGTAGAGGTGGTGCGTGAGGCTGCCGGCGGAGTGAGCCTTGGCGCTGGGTGCATGGAACGACGGCaaactgccgctgctgtagcAGCGGCATCGGAAGAGGTTCGGGAggaccagcagcaccagcaccagcaccagcagcagcagcaggtcgcAGTGACACAGCGCTCACAGCCGAAGAGCCAAGATACCAAGAGCACCCGCACGAAAAGCCAAGCTCGACGCGAGCGTGCTTCCATTTTGGCGATGGAGACGGAGCGACGGTACGTTGCCGAGCAGGAGTCCAGATTGTCGTCTCTTCTACAGGCACTGCCACTGCTCCGCGTGGTGCCACCGCagtgtctgctgcagcaggcctACACGGAGGAGCTGGTGCCGGAGCCTGTGAGTGACGTGTTCACGCCACCAAACATAGGCATAAACTTCAACCCTAGCCCGCCGGCATCGTTGTCAGCCGTCGTGGCTCACACAGATCCGTCACAGCTGTGCtcgggcagcagcaacagtgaTGTGGACGGTGGTGGCCGAACCAGAGGCGGTAACGCTGGCCAGCGTGGCGCCGTGACGGCGAGGGATTCTTACGTATGCGGCGCCAACAGGCTCGGCCTCGGCTTTGCAGTTCTCCTCACCCCTGAGGAGGCGGCTGGGCTACACGagacaccgccgcgccgaaCATCAGCACAACCcgccagctctgccgccactgccgtcggcggtgaagtcggcgacggcgaggcccGCACTTACTCGCTCGACCTGCTTGGCACTGTGAATACCACGGCAGCTCCCAGCAGGGCTGAAAGCTTGCTCACCACCGTCCCTGAGGGGGCAGCATCCatgcgcacagcagcgacgagccgcagcaccaACATTGTAGCAGGGAAGCCTCCAGTGTccgtggaggtggcggccgagAGTGcacaggcagcagcagctgcagcagcaactctCAACGGCATTGTCATCGACAACGGCTTTGGCGTCACTATCAAGGTTGGCGCCTCTTGCGACGAGCCCAACTCGCTTCGGTGTGTTGCGTGGGGTGGCTGCCGCCCAACATTGCTGCGAGCGGTGGTGTGGCGGTTGCTCAGCGACTacgcgcctgctgccgtcACGCGGCAGAaagcggagctgcagcgcaagcgcCGCCAGTACGAGGGCTACACGCGGCAATACTGTAGCGCTCTGACGATGCTGTCGCTGAGAGAGTCGCCGTCGACATTGCCATCgatgtcgccgctgccgcgctcacacgggggtggcggcgctgccagcgCTCCTGGCCTTCGCAAGGCGGCATCACTGTCTCGGCTGCCCGGCAATGGACTACCACCGAACAATGGCCATGGTCTGAcgctcagcggcggcgtaTCGCCCACGTCGGCGGTGGCATCCCTCTCGCCCTACGAGCGCGCTATTCTCCAACAGATGCTGCTGGACCTGCCGCGCCACCAGTCTCCCATCTTTCATGCCGGCCGCTCCCTTGCGGGCATGGCGCGCTGCTTGTTTCTCTGGTCCCAGCGGCACCCTGCCGTCGGCTACGTGCAGGGCATGGACGACGTGGTCGCAGTTTTCTATCATGTCTTCCTTgcggatgcgctgcggcagtTCGCGCGGGTGTCGGCGCAGGCTgccacgtgcgcgcgcgcgtctcaCCGCCAGGCGGCCATGCACGAAGGTGTGCAGAGAACGAAcgggacggcagcggcagctcgctTGGACAGTGGaagcgacgacgatgagggAGACGACCGTGACGATAGACCTGCCTCGGCGAGCGGCGCGGAGTTGGGCAGCATGGTCTGTGACAAGGGCACGCGAGCCGTTATGCGTCTGCTGGTGTCGTCACTCTCTGCCTCGGTGCAGCGGAAATCCCGGTCTTCCACAGGCGCGTCGACACCGACGGAGTTGGCGACGCCAATCACCGTGACGACGCTCAGCACGCCTGCCACTCGGGccaccacagccgccgcgctctCCCCCTACCTTTCCGAGGAGGACCTTGACGTGCTGTCCGACACACCCGCCGCCCTGGACGCGATACTGGCGGAGTTACCGGAGAGCTACCTGACGCAGGTCGAGGGTGACACGTACTGGTGCGCCGGCCGTGttctgtcgctgctgcaggacaaCTTCATGCCGGGCCAGCCGGGCATCTTACGCAATGTACGTCGCCTTGAGGCCCTCGTGCGCGCTGTTGACCCCTCTCTCATTGTCTTTCTGGACGGGTATGGCTTGACTGTGATGGACGGCTGCTTCCAATGGCTGCACTGTCTACTGGCACgtgagctgccgctgccgctgctgctgcgtctgtgGGATTGCTACCTGGCGATCGGGATTGGTGGCGATCGTGCGCCACCGACGACTGCAGCGGCCAGCGGCGCTCACCCGACGCCTTCTtcgctggccgccgccgtgacaGCGCAAGGCTCCTCAGCGAGCGATGAGGAGATCATGTACTTTCACGTttgcgtgtgctgtgcgtTGCTCCGCAATCTGCGCGCCAACCTGCTCGATAACTCTTCGCAAACTTCCACTCCGACTGCACCAACGGCGCCTGGCGGAAGGTGGGGCGCGGCGGCTCTCGCCACGGTGCTGCCCATCTTCGGCTCGCGCACCACACACGAGGAGgggagcggcgcggcggcaccttcagcagcagacgcagcCGCACGTTCGGGCACGTCTTCGACAGCTGAGCCGCCTATTGACGTCGTGATGAGCACGCTGAAGCATCCGTTCGAGGCGCTCTTTCCCCAGTACGCGTCCgcaaagcagcagcatccgCTGGATAGGGAAGACAAACATGAGCGGTGCGGCGAGCGTGCACGGGCGCGgacgctggaggcggcgatgcggtggCTGGACATCCTCATTGCCGACGCTTACTGCATCTGGCGGAAGCATCAGACGCATGGGTGA
- a CDS encoding conserved hypothetical protein (previous protein_id=AAZ09950.1), protein MTSSSVTPDQVLAFTAPTERFLCPLTANKYGVEFYQFTIRDIEQNKVLFEVGEAPDGSADGSVTDMLARVAQLSEEEAAAARTIRYRFAPSFLRKTAVGAKLVFGVNGDQPVPKFRMIERHYFRNVLIKSFDFEFGFCIPHSTNTWEAIYDMPSLNPEWEEAIVASPFEMASDSFYFVGNELIMHNKAYYAYDGEEL, encoded by the coding sequence ATGACCTCGTCGTCTGTTACCCCTGATCAAGTGCTGGCTTTTACCGCCCCCACGGAGCGGTTTCTGTGCCCACTCACGGCGAACAAGTACGGCGTCGAGTTTTACCAGTTCACCATCCGCGATATCGAGCAAAACAAGGTACTGTTCGAGGTTGGCGAGGCCCCGGATGGCTCCGCGGATGGGAGCGTTACCGACATGTTGGcccgcgtggcgcagctgtcCGAGGAGGAAGCCGCGGCTGCCCGCACCATCCGCTACCGCTTTGCCCCTTCGTTCCTGCGCAAGACCGCCGTCGGCGCGAAGCTCGTCTTTGGTGTCAACGGCGATCAGCCAGTCCCAAAGTTCCGCATGATTGAGCGACACTACTTCCGAAATGTGCTGATCAAGTCCTTCGACTTCGAGTTCGGCTTCTGCATTCCGCACTCGACGAACACATGGGAAGCCATCTACGACATGCCCAGCCTGAACCCGGAATGGGAAGAGGCCATCGTCGCCAGCCCCTTCGAGATGGCAAGCGACAGCTTCTACTTTGTAGGCAACGAGCTCATCATGCACAATAAAGCGTACTACGCCtacgacggcgaggagctgTAA
- a CDS encoding conserved hypothetical protein (previous protein_id=AAZ09951.1): MPQRSHVPLASPSPLNAPPPLTSRPGPVNYCGAHAEPAAGLNYTHHDDHRSVFRDQASCDPSPSQRALHQQQVHRPRAVSPGPHDGSAPHVSALVARGAVIRADELETILDEQNYIWQMEEYRFRTERQKRLTALQHRQHELMLESARYDQAVAEVERQLARERQRLEELRQMMARNATTSCSPIDREHGLQDPPTAMSDAPHVIARNSSAMHHGQARDHAYSAPHDAPYFPTGASDGLSAMNEEEVIAEV; this comes from the coding sequence ATGCCGCAGCGGTCGCACGTCCCGCTCGCATCACCGTCTCCGCTGaacgcaccaccgccactgacATCACGACCAGGGCCAGTGAACTACTGTGGAGCGCACGCAGAACCCGCAGCTGGCCTCAACTACACTCACCACGATGACCACCGCAGCGTCTTCCGTGACCAAGCTAGTTGCGATCCGTCTCCAtcgcagcgcgcgctgcaccaaCAGCAGGTGCATCGCCCTCGCGCGGTATCCCCTGGCCCGCATGACGGATCAGCGCCACATGTGTCTGCGCTAgtcgcacgcggcgctgtcATCCGCGCCGATGAGCTGGAGACCATCCTGGATGAGCAGAACTACATATGGCAGATGGAGGAGTACCGCTTCCGCACTGAGCGGCAAAAGCGTCTCACcgcactgcagcaccgccagcacgaGCTGATGCTCGAGTCGGCCCGGTATGACCAGGCCGTGgccgaggtggagcggcagctTGCGCGCGAGCGGCAAAGGCTGGAAGAGCTGCGGCAGATGATGGCACGCAACGCCACAACATCTTGCTCGCCGATTGACCGTGAGCACGGTTTGCAGGACCCACCTACTGCCATGAGCGACGCACCGCATGTGATCGCGAGGAATTCTTCTGCCATGCATCACGGCCAAGCTCGTGATCACGCCTACAGCGCTCCACACGACGCACCGTACTTCCCCACAGGTGCTTCCGACGGCTTGTCGGCAAtgaacgaggaggaggtgataGCCGAGGTCTAA
- a CDS encoding D-lactate dehydrogenase-like protein (previous protein_id=AAZ09952.1), translated as MTYPLKQAEYNVGTLEERQAKYATCIAELRKVLKNPEKQLVVSEKMLDLYSKDESHHMHVLPAAAVIPSSVEEVVAVVKVCAAHKVPMTPRGAGTGVEGGVIPYAGGVVIDTAGLTSMNFDIDNACVWVGAGVRKLALNRAASERGFLFGPDPASDPSVGGMVSTSGSGMSTLRYGTTRENVIALRVVTPRGDVVQTRQVVRKSSSGLELTQLYIGSEGTLGIVCEVCFRLFPTTKYSAGGYAAFESTGDAVRSVVALRQRGVPQTLLRCELMNKGIVEATNSYCKTALPEMAIVLLEFTGNDQGMSDIKRDYQYVEKIFKEVGKAKVMHYLRSGKEMDDVWTARRTCHFSAMHSRGKTEKVFGTDVCVPISKLTEIIEYTEAEFAKANKKCLICAHISDGNFHLVIPFSNKQEIAELRVLETKMIKRAIELGGTTSGEHGIGVGKVHLVTGEHGQSHIDVQEAIKVALDKDNLMNPGAYYPFQQRLYPTAHL; from the coding sequence ATGACGTACCCACTGAAACAGGCGGAGTACAATGTGGGCACCTtggaggagcggcaggcgaAGTATGCGACGTGCATCGCGGAGCTTCGCAAGGTGCTGAAGAACCCTGAAAAGCAACTGGTGGTGAGCGAGAAGATGCTTGATTTGTACAGTAAGGATGAGTCGCACCACATGCATGTGcttcctgccgctgcggtaATCCCGAGCtctgtggaggaggtggtggcagtggtgaAAGTGTGCGCGGCGCACAAGGTGCCCATGACGCCCCGTGGCGCTGGCACCGGCGTGGAGGGTGGCGTCATCCCTTACGCTGGCGGCGTCGTCATTGACACGGCGGGACTCACCAGCATGAACTTCGACATCGACAACGCGTGTGTATGGGTTGGCGCTGGCGTGAGGAAGCTGGCACTGAACCgcgcagcgagcgagaggggcTTCCTGTTCGGGCCTGACCCCGCGTCGGACCCGTCCGTTGGCGGGATGGTGTCGACGTCCGGGAGCGGGATGTCAACACTGCGCTACGGGACGACGCGCGAGAACGTGATCGCGCTACGCGTTGTGACGCCGCGCGGCGACGTTGTGCAGACGCGGCAGGTTGTGCGGAAGTCGTCCTCTGGGCTggagctgacgcagctgTACATCGGCAGTGAGGGCACGCTTGGGATCGTGTGCGAGGTGTGCTTCCGGCTGTTCCCCACGACAAAGTACTCCGCTGGCGGCTACGCCGCCTTCGAGTCTACAGGCGATGCTGTGCGCTCCGTTGTcgcactgcggcagcgcggtgtgccgcagacgctgctgcggtgcgaACTGATGAACAAAGGGATCGTTGAGGCGACGAACAGCTACTGCAAGACGGCGCTGCCCGAGATGGCGATTGTGCTGCTGGAGTTCACCGGCAATGACCAAGGGATGAGTGACATCAAGCGCGACTACCAGTACGTGGAGAAGATCTTCAAGGAGGTGGGGAAGGCAAAGGTGATGCACTACTTGCGGTCTGGTAAGGAGATGGACGATGTGTGGACcgcgcgccgcacgtgcCATTTCTCTGCCATGCACAGCCGCGGCAAGACAGAGAAAGTGTTTGGAACGGATGTGTGCGTACCGATTTCGAAGCTGACGGAGATAATCGAATACACGGAGGCTGAGTTTGCGAAGGCGAACAAGAAATGCTTGATCTGCGCACACATCAGCGACGGCAACTTCCACCTGGTCATCCCCTTCTCCAACAAGCAGGAGATAGCGGAGCTGCGGGTGTTGGAGACAAAAATGATTAAGCGTGCCATCGAGCTCGGCGGCACAACATCTGGTGAGCACGGGATCGGTGTGGGCAAGGTGCACCTCGTCACAGGCGAGCACGGCCAGTCGCACATCGATGTACAGGAGGCGATCAAGGTTGCATTGGACAAGGACAATCTGATGAACCCCGGCGCATACTACCCGTTCCAGCAGCGTCTGTACCCAACCGCGCACCTGTAA